From Scleropages formosus chromosome 1, fSclFor1.1, whole genome shotgun sequence, a single genomic window includes:
- the baiap2b gene encoding brain-specific angiogenesis inhibitor 1-associated protein 2 isoform X6, protein MVVDGDSRMSRAEEVHRITENVYKSIMEQFNPCLRNFVAMGKTYEKALSRDVLFQMAEIHRQIQMQLEDMLKSFHNELLTELEKKVELDARYLNAALKKYQMEHKSKGESLEKCQAELKKLRRKSQGSKNPSKYSDKEMQYVENINSKQSELDNYVAEGYRTALSEERRRYCFLVDRQCAVAKNTIAYHGKGKDLLTQKVPIWQQACSDPNKLPDRAMILAQQMSLGGGGTLATSPLCSSAGNLLISDPIPGAKPLPMAPELAAYMGAGAAQQARLMSPDTMPLMNGTAGLHGSDYQPWAEVKPLQAKQASPQPQRHGGEVYSNTLPVRRAAPAKSKATVAENRTLPRSSSVAAGLERNGRTRVQAIFSHAAGDNGTLLSFTEGDVITLLVPEARDGWHYGESEKTKMRGWFPFSYTRVIPEASDADRLHVNLHHGRSSSTGNLLEREDLIMPPPDYGMPTTRVLTQTATHPRQRPYSMAGPGFPQQAMEDYEVRFPTSLYLHQRCLNNGARDGGGGKLTCLRSEPLYFKHHF, encoded by the exons GGGATGTGCTCTTTCAGATGGCTGAGATTCACAGGCAGATCCAGATGCAGCTGGAAGACATG CTGAAATCATTCCACAACGAGTTGCTGACAGAACTTGAGAAGAAGGTGGAGCTGGATGCCCGTTACCTCAAT GCGGCGCTGAAGAAGTACCAGATGGAGCACAAGAGCAAAGGAGAGAGCCTGGAGAAGTGCCAGGCAGAGCTGAAGAAGCTCCGCCGGAAGAGCCAGGGCAGCAAGAACCCCTCCAAGTACAGCGACAAGGAGATGCAG tacGTGGAGAACATCAACAGCAAGCAGAGTGAACTGGACAACTACGTCGCCGAGGGCTACAGGACGGCGTTGTCGGAGGAGCGGAGGCGCTACTGCTTCCTGGTGGACCGCCAGTGCGCCGTGGCCAAGAACACCATCGCCTACCACGGCAAG GGTAAGGATCTTCTGACTCAGAAAGTGCCCATCTGGCAGCAGGCCTGCTCGGATCCCAACAAGCTGCCGGACCGCGCCATGATCCTGGCCCAGCAGATGTccttgggtggggggggcacgcTGGCCACCAGCCCCTTGTGCTCCTCTGCGGGCAACCTGCTCATCTCGGACCCGATCCCCGGGGCCAAGCCGCTGCCCATGGCCCCCGAGCTCGCCGCCTACATGGGAGCCGGCGCGGCGCAGCAGGCG AGGCTGATGAGCCCGGACACGATGCCCCTAATGAACGGCACGGCGGGACTCCACGGCTCCGACTACCAGCCGTGGGCGGAGGTCAAGCCTCTCCAAGCCAAGCAGGCCTCGCCCCAACCGCAGCGCCACGGCGGCGAGGTCTACTCCAACACCCTGCCGGTGCGCAGGGCCGCGCCCGCCAAGAGCAAGGCCACCGTGG CGGAGAACCGCACGCTCCCTCGGTCGAGCTCCGTGGCGGCGGGCTTGGAGCGGAACGGGCGCACCCGTGTGCAGGCCATCTTCTCGCACGCGGCCGGCGACAACGGCACCCTGCTCAGCTTCACGGAGGGCGACGTCATCACCCTGCTGGTGCCCGAGGCTCGAGACGGCTGGCACTACGGCGAGAGCGAGAAGACCAAGAT GCGCGGCTGGTTCCCCTTCTCCTACACCAGAGTGATCCCTGAGGCCAGCGATGCCGACAGACTTCACGTCAA CCTTCACCATGGGAGGAGCAGCAGTACAGGGAACCTTCTGGAAAGAGAGGACCTGATCATGCCCCCTCCTGACTACGGCATGCCCACCACCCGCGTTCTCACCCAGACGGCCACTCACCCTCGGCAGCGACCCTACAGCATGGCGGGACCCGGCTTCCCTCAG CAAGCGATGGAGGATTACGAGGTGCGCTTCCCCACAAG tTTGTACTTGCATCAGCGATGCCTGAATAACGGCGCACGAGACGGGGGCGGTGGAAAACTCACCTGTCTCAGGTCAGAACCGCTTTATTTTAAACACCACTTCTGA